One window of the Pyrinomonadaceae bacterium genome contains the following:
- a CDS encoding HAMP domain-containing sensor histidine kinase: MALSRLLNSFRVRLLLLLALLLVVTVSVQYYVNLRAVRANKQFIVQQQQAIMAGVALGVNSISSGEYLVDMRREANSPLFGDRADRVQNVLIVDEHGYVKDSLDLNQTPQENPDKSIRHVNVKDIGLPPLKSAVDLRESHTPLPEGLKRATPGAGMDQPAFYFSVGTTSGTRYVIVVLGSANNMATALQQQSRRSLLWTVAVLLVMTALTAIVVWQFTRPVKSLSTAARRVAGGDLSFRVPSSGRRDEMGELTELFNDMTVQLGRTRELEAQLYSAEKAVVVSRLASAIAHEIRNPLNYINLTLDHLRTSFAPADPQKQEKFDSLTSQLKTEVARINQRITEFLNYSRPPKLEPRQLDLGDLAHDALRTVEVQASENNVELVVEEVGGKHSVMADAQSLRSALTNLVINSLQAMDGDGGRISIVISREVGDHTVRIDVADTGRGITADEISKIFEPYYSTKETGTGLGLAIVRKAIDDHGGSISVKSKEDEGTTFTILLPGQNHLR, translated from the coding sequence ATGGCTCTGTCGAGATTACTTAATAGTTTCCGCGTTCGGCTGCTTTTGCTGCTGGCTCTGTTGCTGGTTGTAACCGTAAGCGTGCAGTACTACGTCAATTTGCGCGCTGTCCGGGCCAACAAGCAGTTCATCGTGCAACAACAACAGGCGATCATGGCGGGCGTCGCGCTCGGTGTGAACAGCATTTCGAGCGGCGAGTACCTCGTCGATATGCGCCGGGAAGCTAACTCACCGCTGTTTGGCGACCGCGCCGATCGGGTGCAAAACGTACTAATCGTAGATGAACACGGCTATGTGAAGGACAGCCTGGATTTAAATCAAACGCCCCAGGAGAATCCTGACAAGTCGATTCGACACGTCAATGTGAAGGACATTGGCCTTCCGCCATTGAAAAGCGCCGTGGATCTGCGTGAATCCCATACGCCGCTTCCGGAAGGTTTGAAACGCGCGACTCCGGGCGCAGGCATGGATCAGCCGGCCTTCTACTTCTCGGTCGGAACAACCAGTGGGACACGCTACGTTATTGTGGTGCTTGGGTCGGCGAACAATATGGCGACCGCCCTGCAGCAACAGTCACGACGTTCGCTACTCTGGACAGTCGCCGTGCTGCTTGTCATGACGGCGTTGACGGCCATCGTCGTCTGGCAGTTCACGCGACCGGTGAAGTCTCTTTCTACCGCGGCGCGTCGTGTTGCCGGCGGTGATCTCTCTTTTCGTGTGCCTTCGAGTGGTCGCCGGGACGAGATGGGCGAGCTGACGGAGCTGTTCAATGACATGACGGTACAATTGGGTCGCACACGCGAACTCGAGGCGCAACTTTACAGCGCAGAGAAAGCGGTCGTTGTTAGCCGTCTGGCGTCAGCCATCGCGCACGAGATCAGGAACCCTTTGAATTACATCAACCTGACGCTCGATCATTTGCGCACCAGCTTCGCGCCGGCCGATCCGCAGAAGCAGGAAAAGTTCGATAGCCTGACGAGCCAGCTAAAGACTGAAGTCGCTCGCATCAACCAGCGCATCACAGAGTTTCTGAACTACTCGCGGCCGCCGAAGCTTGAGCCGCGGCAACTGGACCTCGGCGATCTCGCGCACGATGCGTTGCGCACCGTCGAAGTACAGGCCTCCGAGAACAACGTCGAACTGGTAGTGGAAGAGGTGGGCGGAAAGCACTCCGTCATGGCCGACGCCCAGTCGCTGCGATCAGCACTAACGAACCTGGTCATCAATAGTCTTCAGGCCATGGATGGAGATGGGGGCAGGATTTCGATTGTCATCTCGCGCGAAGTTGGCGACCACACGGTGCGGATTGACGTCGCTGACACCGGCCGCGGCATCACCGCCGACGAGATCTCGAAAATTTTCGAGCCGTACTATTCAACTAAGGAAACGGGAACCGGGTTGGGGCTCGCGATTGTCCGCAAGGCCATCGACGATCACGGTGGATCGATTTCCGTGAAATCCAAGGAAGACGAAGGAACGACGTTCACGATCTTGTTGCCGGGTCAGAACCACTTGCGGTAA
- a CDS encoding penicillin-binding transpeptidase domain-containing protein: MDGNLIALQSFQFIKKTRTSPLGVQSSNEVLLGSPRAELDFVSFHEELLMNQLGFPRVARVSFIFFIFFAFILSVSVETSAKSKRSKGKAARSSKSTRARTSARTSRNRRGRVQVARSDRRRGRVKLSRREVRAERARAAREQAAHIAKLQRRLGRKLTRRELAAESRRFGGSRRRALEEARRRAEAARQAAIARQRAIDEGFRRETQANIANDSSVGEDPEVRAAAVSALGNTAGTVVVMDPKTGRVYTVVNQEWGLRRGFKPCSTIKLVTGVAGISEKVIASTEPVNDGGRHRLDLTDALAYSNNTYFQHVGGQVGFDKMISYAREMGLGEKTGINYTNESAGKVPLFKSGWALNRMSSHGDDFEVTAIQLGTMVSAIANGGKLLMPHLPRTVEENSHFKTEVRRKVDVLDKETYNRLLPGMIGAVNYGTARRSYRPEQTVAGKTGTCIDQQQRAWVGLFTSYAPVVNPKLAVVVITRGSAGRSKHAAAIAGNIYRALSPRFGTQIDFQVAEADDETTDTNGKAALNEEAAETKAATEAEEAGEELDANGSPKTDEPNPTGASIKVKVTTMPVENKPKTGTPVKATPKDAMDGRSRRTEPQPQPKP; the protein is encoded by the coding sequence GTGGACGGGAACTTAATCGCCCTTCAGAGTTTCCAGTTCATAAAGAAGACGCGCACGTCGCCCCTCGGCGTGCAATCAAGCAACGAAGTTTTACTGGGTTCGCCTCGAGCGGAACTGGACTTTGTAAGTTTTCACGAGGAGTTGCTGATGAATCAATTGGGTTTCCCCCGGGTCGCACGGGTATCTTTCATCTTCTTCATTTTTTTCGCCTTCATTCTTTCCGTTTCAGTAGAAACATCCGCCAAAAGTAAACGCAGTAAAGGGAAAGCCGCGCGCTCGTCCAAGAGCACACGCGCGCGCACCAGTGCGCGGACATCGCGAAATCGGCGCGGTCGCGTCCAGGTGGCGCGTTCGGATCGCCGGCGCGGGCGCGTAAAGCTGTCGCGGCGGGAAGTGCGCGCGGAACGAGCACGAGCTGCGCGTGAGCAAGCCGCGCATATCGCCAAGTTGCAGCGGCGACTGGGCCGCAAACTGACCCGGCGTGAGCTGGCCGCTGAGTCGCGGCGCTTTGGTGGCAGCCGCCGTCGCGCGCTTGAAGAAGCGCGGCGCCGTGCGGAAGCTGCTCGCCAGGCCGCCATCGCTCGCCAGCGCGCGATCGATGAAGGCTTCCGTCGCGAAACGCAGGCAAACATCGCGAACGACTCATCAGTAGGCGAGGATCCCGAGGTACGCGCCGCGGCTGTCTCAGCGCTTGGTAATACGGCGGGAACGGTAGTCGTAATGGATCCGAAGACGGGTCGCGTCTACACCGTGGTTAATCAAGAGTGGGGCCTGCGCCGGGGATTCAAGCCGTGCTCGACCATCAAACTCGTCACGGGTGTAGCCGGCATTAGTGAGAAAGTCATCGCGTCGACAGAACCGGTTAACGACGGTGGCCGTCACCGCCTGGATCTGACCGATGCCCTGGCGTATTCGAACAACACGTATTTCCAGCACGTCGGCGGCCAGGTCGGATTCGACAAAATGATCTCTTACGCCCGGGAAATGGGCTTGGGAGAAAAGACGGGCATCAATTACACAAACGAGTCAGCAGGTAAGGTGCCGTTGTTCAAGTCTGGCTGGGCGCTAAATCGCATGAGTTCACACGGCGATGATTTCGAAGTTACCGCGATTCAGTTGGGAACAATGGTGTCGGCAATCGCGAACGGCGGGAAATTGCTCATGCCGCACCTGCCGCGCACGGTTGAAGAAAATTCGCACTTCAAAACTGAAGTTCGTCGCAAGGTCGATGTACTGGACAAAGAAACATACAACCGGCTGCTGCCCGGAATGATCGGTGCGGTGAACTACGGCACAGCTCGCCGCTCTTATCGTCCGGAGCAAACGGTTGCCGGCAAGACGGGAACTTGTATTGACCAGCAGCAGCGCGCCTGGGTCGGGCTGTTTACCTCGTACGCGCCGGTGGTTAATCCGAAGCTGGCTGTGGTGGTAATCACACGCGGTTCCGCGGGTCGCAGCAAACACGCCGCAGCCATCGCCGGCAACATCTATCGCGCTTTAAGTCCCCGGTTCGGCACTCAGATCGATTTCCAGGTCGCCGAAGCTGACGACGAAACCACGGACACAAACGGGAAGGCCGCCTTGAACGAGGAAGCTGCCGAGACAAAAGCGGCGACCGAAGCTGAGGAAGCGGGCGAGGAGCTCGACGCTAACGGCAGCCCGAAGACGGACGAGCCGAATCCGACAGGCGCCAGCATTAAGGTGAAGGTCACGACCATGCCGGTTGAGAACAAACCGAAAACGGGTACTCCGGTTAAGGCAACCCCAAAAGACGCTATGGACGGCCGCTCGCGCCGTACTGAACCTCAGCCGCAGCCGAAACCTTAA
- the rnc gene encoding ribonuclease III, whose protein sequence is MENLDHLEDIIGYHFRDRDLLIQGMTHRSWAHEQVSPRAATQARRLHNEALEFLGDSVLGLLVADYLFRAYPHATEGELSRMKHRLVSAPTLAKASKDLGLGEFLRFGRGEEKSGGRRKSALLADVLEAVIGAIFVDGGLSAANDFVTRTLGEELRRADPVAAAAADPKTMLQERLQANHEPAPQYTVIETLGPPHHRTFHVELKWDGGSARGEGRTIKAAEAAAAQLALQQMEAK, encoded by the coding sequence TTGGAAAACCTCGACCACCTCGAAGACATCATCGGCTATCACTTTCGAGATCGTGATTTGCTCATCCAGGGGATGACGCATCGTTCGTGGGCTCACGAGCAGGTGTCGCCGCGCGCCGCAACGCAGGCGCGTCGCTTGCACAACGAAGCGCTCGAATTTCTCGGCGACTCGGTGTTGGGTCTGCTGGTCGCAGACTACTTGTTTCGCGCATACCCGCATGCGACCGAAGGCGAGTTGTCGCGGATGAAGCACCGTTTGGTGAGCGCGCCGACGCTCGCCAAAGCCTCAAAGGATCTGGGGCTCGGCGAATTTCTGCGGTTCGGGCGTGGCGAAGAAAAGAGTGGCGGCCGGCGTAAGTCGGCCCTGCTCGCGGACGTGCTCGAGGCTGTCATCGGCGCGATTTTTGTAGACGGCGGGTTGTCGGCGGCTAATGATTTTGTGACTCGCACGCTCGGTGAAGAGTTGCGGCGCGCCGACCCGGTGGCTGCTGCGGCCGCGGATCCGAAGACTATGTTGCAGGAGCGCCTGCAAGCGAACCACGAACCGGCGCCGCAATACACGGTGATCGAAACGCTCGGGCCGCCGCATCACCGGACGTTTCATGTGGAGTTGAAATGGGACGGGGGCTCGGCCCGCGGTGAAGGGCGAACTATAAAAGCCGCCGAAGCTGCTGCTGCGCAACTAGCCTTGCAGCAGATGGAAGCAAAGTAA